Part of the Leptolyngbya sp. BL0902 genome, GTGCGAGGAAAGGGTCGAATACAATTTTTCACCAACCAAACAGCTTTCACCTTTTGAGTTAATTAATCGAGGACAGAATACTCAAAAGCTTGAAAAAGCGTTTTTGCGTTGCCAAAAATATTTTGCGATAGGCACACAAAAGAGTTCTAAGATTCCCTCTATGCTTGATGGATGGTACAACACAGCGGCAGGAAAAAGTTCGCGTGGAGACTATTGTTGCGGCATATTTGATTTAACCATATTTGACGATCCCTTTACTGAAGATTGGATAATAACAGATAGCAACTTAAAGAAGAAAATTGAATACAACAAAATCAACGGAGCGATACATGATAATCCTGATTTTTTGATTGAAGCAGTATCAAAAGTATTCAGCTCGAGGAGGCTAGATATACATTTTAATCAAGAGGTACATAAAGTAAAGAACTCTATTCTGTCAGATCCTCAAAGATTCAATTTCTTTGAGAAGAAGAGAAAATCTGATTGGTGGAAAGAGTTTTATGAAAATATTTATGGAAAGACCCTAGATTCTTTATCCGTTGAAGATTTAGTGGATGAACATATTGCTCATCTGAATGGTCTACTAAGATATCTGCGACAAGGAATTTCCCTTGAGGCCAAAAAGAAATTCTTTGAGGTTCTTATTCTTGGAAGTCTTGATTTTCCAGTCACTAGAGATATTGTATGGACTCAGGAACAAAGAAATAGCTATGAGAGTAGCGTATTAGTGGGCTTGTGTATTCAAGAGGCCGATGATTTGGCAAAGAAAAATGGAATTGACAAGAAGGCTATTTTTTTAGACTATCCAATTCATATAATCGCAGAAGCTAGACGAAAGGCTCGATTGAACTATGAACGCATATTTGAAAGTATACTTTTAGAACATCGCAGCAGCGTATTAAAGAAGCGAGAAGGAATGATAGAATCTTTTTCCTTGATGAGTAAAGATTTTCTTGAAGGTATAATGACCGATCAACATCTAAAGGATGCCATATCTGATTTCGATAGGGGCAAGAGAAGTTTAGGAAGTCGGTTTATTAGATTTTTTGTCTCCAGACAAATATCTTTCATAAAAAGATATGACTGGTCTGTATTGCCTTTATTTTATGAAGATATACGATTTCTTTACTTAGATTTCTTTCAACCTAGCAAAACGAGTAAAGAATCATCAAAAGCGGATTAAAAAGCCAAAAATATATTGCTAGAAATGTTGAATTTAATCTAAATTAGCGAATAAATAAAGTCTGAAACTTTTATGGCATTTAAATTTATCACCGAAATCTTCGTCCACTACTGGTAACGCCTAATTGCCAAGCATCCCGCCATTACTGATTTAGCAAATCTTCTGCAATGACAGAGAAAACCAAAACCATCCTCTGTACTTTTCCTTGCATCACCTTCCACATCGAAAACTCAAAATAGAATAACACCATCACAATTGAGGACAATTCTATGACCGTTCGACAACGACGTTACAGCAAAGAAGAACTCGCCCGACGAGGGCAAGAACTGTATGAGACTAGCATTCGGCAACAAGTCGAAGCTGGAAACGAGGGTAAAATAGTAGCCATTGACATCGAAACAGGTGATTTCGAGGTTGATGAGAACATTGTGCCTGCAACTAATCAACTCTTTGAACGACATCCTGATGCACAACCCTGGGTGATTCGGATCGGACATCGTGCCGTCGATCATTTTGGGGCGCGAAGCTTGAAAAAAACACCATGATGCAAGGGGTTGTCAATTTACGGCGTGAAGCAACTCTGACGGTTGTTGTGGGTAGCTCTAATCAGAATGTACAAGCCATCGAAGCGGTAATTGATACAGGATTTACTGGGTTTCTGTCCTTACCATCAGCAATCATCACCACGCTCAACTTACCTTGGAGTGCCTCCGACATTGTTACCTTAGGAGACGGCAGCGAAACCCTGTTCGATTTATACACAGCCGTTGTGCCTCTAAAAATCCCTGCCTTTGCATCCTAGGTTTCAGGATAAAAGCCGAGCACAGAACTCAATCAAAATCTTCATCAATTGAGACCTTGAGCTTAGGACTATACAAAAAATGCCGACTGAAATCCAGAAAATCTATGATCACGTTCTATCAACGTTATCGTCTAACGAACGATTACAACTGGCGACGCTAATTCTAAATAGCCTTGTTCAGGAAACCATCAATGTGGACGAAAGCGGCACTTGGACAGAACAAGATCAACGTGATCTCACCACGTTTTCCTTGCAATACGCCATGACTTCATTTTCCGACGATGAGGAGATAGTCGAGTGATTTATAATCCGGGTGACATAGTAACTATTGAACTTCCTGAGGTCTTTTAAAATGTCAAAGCTACTTGAAAGAATCACCATCAATCCAAAGCAATGTGGAGGTCGCCCTTGCATTCGCGGTATGCGAATCCGGGTCTCTGACATCCTAGATTTATTTGCAGCAGGCTTAAGTGCCGAAGAAATTTTAGAAGATCTGCCAGATCTAGAAATGGAAGACATCCAAGCCTCCCTAACCTATGCTGCCCGGAAGCTCAATCATCCCATCCTAGTCGCATGACAACCCTCTGGATCGACGCGCATCTTTCCCCAGCCCTAGCAACCTGGATAACGGATAACTTTGATGTAACCGCAGTGGCACTTCGAGATATTGGATTACGGGATGCCGAAGATCCTGACATCTTCGAGGCTGCAAAGTCGCAATCTGTCATCTTTATGACCAAAGATAGAGACTTTGTTGATCTGGTTGATCGCCTTGGGCCACCCCCTCAAATCATTTGGCTAACCTGTGGCAACACCTCAAATGCTCGGTTGCGAGAGATTTTGGGTTCTGTTCTACCCACGGCTTTAGAAATCCTATGCTCAGGTGAATCCTTAGTGGAAATTGGTGGAGATTAAAATTAATATTAGCCTAGGGCACGCACTAGAAAAGCCCAACAAAAATGCGTTGTTAGAGCCAGTAGACTACTCAGATTTAGAGTGGAAATACAATTGAAATTCCCGCGATTATATAGTTTAGTATTAGAGAATCTGATTACTACTGATGATGCCTAAATTTCCAAAATCTCGATATTAGGGTAAGCATTCTATGTCAACAACACCCGTACAAACAAAGGCCCAAGCTCTGGCCTTGCTCCAAGAGCATGATCAGGAACTATACCACTTTGGTGTTAAGCGTTGCGGCATTTTTGGATCCTTTGTTCGAGACGCTAAAATCCATCCTCAAAGCGACGTTGATATTTTGGTCGCCTTTGAGCCAGACCAAAAAACCTTTGACAACTTTATGAATCTCTCCTTTTTCCTAGAAGATCTCTTTGGCCGAACCATTGACCTTGTTACGGTCGAATCCTTAAGTCCTTACATTGGCCCACGTATCTTGGAGGAGGTTGAATATGTCTCCATCCGCCCGTGAATACCTACAGCATATTCTTGATGAAACAACCTGCACAGACCTTCGGGCATTGTCTGGAGGGTAGCGTCACACAGGGCAAAATTGCTCTGGGTTGCCGGAAGTGGCTAAGGCGAATTATCGGGGGATGAGACTTGGTAGAAAGCGAGATGGGTGGTGCCGTAGTGCTTTTGGCGCACCAAAGTTAAACCGGAAATTTCGGTCGGTTGCCAGCCGTTAGTTCCGTGCTCTACGGCTACTTCTCCGGTGGGGTTTAGCAGCCCATAGCGGGCAATGCGCTCTAGAACGGGGTCGTAGAGATCGCTGATGTAGGGCGGATCAAAGTAAATGAGGTCGAAGGGCTGGTGCTTCAGCCGTGAGAGTTGGTTCACCACATCGCCTTTGAAGAGACGAAACACCTGGTCAGGCTGGGCCACGCGCTGCCAGTTTTCCCGTGCCACAGCATAGGCAGCGGCGGATTGCTCGATACCCACGACTTCAGCGGCTCCGCGACACAGCGCCTCGGCTCCCATGGCTCCACTGCCAGCGCAGAGATCCAGCCAGCGACAGCCCGCCACTCGCCCCTGCCAAATGTTAAACAGCGCCTCCCGCACCCGTGCCGCTGTGGGCCGAGTGGCCTCGCCAGGGAGGGTTTTGAGGGCACGATTACCGTAAATTCGCAGCATAGGATAATCCTATCAGTCTGGTTGCTCCCAGGCCCAGGGAAGGGCGGCATTATCGAGGGACGGCGATTTGGCGGGGCAGGGTGACGGCGAAGGTAGAACCTTGGCCGAGCTGGCTTTCGACGGTGATGGTACCGCCCATGAGGGTCACGAGGGATTGAACGATGGCTAGCCCTAGCCCGGTGCCCGATTGGCGGCGGCGCAGGGTTTGGTCGCCCTGGCGAAAGGCTTCAAAGATATGGGGGCGCTGGTCGGGGGGAATGCCGATTCCGGTATCGGCGACGGTGAGGAGGATGGCATTGGCCCGATTTGGCGCAATGGCGGCGGAGACGTGCACTTGGCCCTGGTCGCTGAACTTGATGGCGTTGGACACCAGGTTGGTGAGGATTTGGCGCAGGCGGCGTTCGTCGTTCATCAGGATTGGATCGTCTAGCTCTAGGGTGGCCTCTAGGGAAAGGGCCTTGACCTGGGCGAGGGATTGTAAGTCCGACAGCACCGACGTCACCAGGCTATGGAAATTTACCGGGGCAGCCATGAGGGTCATCCGCTGGGCCTCCAGTTTGGAGAGATCCAAAATGTCGTTGACGAGGGCGAGCAGGGTTTTGCCATTGGCGAAGATGCGCCGCACCATCTCTGCCTGGTGAGGGTTGAGGTTGCCCTTAGACTGGCTTTCGAGGATTTGGGAAAACCCCAAAATGGCGTTCAACGGGGTACGAAGTTCGTGGCTCATGGTGGCCAAGAATTCCGACTTCACTCGGTAGGCTTCCAGCAGCTTTAGGTTTTGGTTTTCGATGTAGCGACGTTGGCGTTCCAGTTCCTCATTTTGCAGGGTCAGCAGGCGGTTGCTTTCCTGGAGTTTGGCCTGGGCTTGGGCCTCTCGCTGCTCGGCGGCATAGACCCGGAGGGCATTCCGCAGCAGCAGGGCCAGTCGGTCGGCAGATACCCGCGTCTTGACCAGATAATCGCTGGCTCCGGCCTTCATCAGGTCTACGGCGATCTGCTCATCTCCTTGGCCCGTCAGCACAATTAGGGGAATGGTGACGCCCTGCCCCCGCAGATCCCGAATTAGCGTCAGGCCATCGCGATCCGGCAGTTGGTAATCCAAAAATACGCAGTCGTAGGACGCTTGCCGCAGTTGGGCGAGGGCCTGCTCGGCATGGGTCACTTCCGTCACCGTCACCGCTAGGGCCGACCGCTCCAGGGCGCGGCAAATCGCCATCCGATCCACCTCGTCATCGTCTACCAGCAGCAGTTTTAGCGATTCGATCATGGAGTTAAGGGGGATGCGGGCGGAGGCTAGGGAATCTCGCAGATAGCCCAATAGTCGTTCAGGGAAGCAATCACCTCGGCAAAGGTGGCAAAGGCGACGGGCTTGAGGATATAGCCCGCCACATTTAGGCGATAGGCTTCGAGGCGATCCTGGTCGGCGTCGGAGGTGGTCAACACTACCACGGGGGTGGCCTTGAGGGTATCATCCCGGCGCAATTCCCGCAAAAACTCTAGGCCATTCATTTTGGGCATGTTGATATCCAGCAGCACTACCCGTCGATCCTTGGGCAGGGGCGCTTCGGCCTCAGCGGCTCCTCGCAGCATATTTAGGGCTTCGAGGCCGTTGTGGGCCACATAGAGCGGATGGTGGATATTTTGGCGGCGAAAGGCCCGCTCTACATTCATTACATCAACTTCGTCATCCTCCACCAAGAGGACGTTCACGGTTCGTTCTGGCATCGTTCGGTGCTCCGAGGGTCATCATTCTTCCCCATCTGGCCCCATTGTAAGCAGCGATACCAATAGCCTCAATCTGCCCTAGGGGAGAGCCTTGCCCCTGCTCTAAGGGGTGTTCTGGGGCAGCACCGAAGCCGTCCTAGGGGTTATCCAGGGCGCAAGGTGAGGCACCTGGGGGGTTAGGGCTTGGGGATGCACCCCAGCTCGATGGGCAGCAATGACCCCGACGGCCTCCAGGTAAGAGGCCACGGTCACGGGCGATCCTCCCAGGGCTGTGAGGGGAACGTTCAGCGTCGTGGTGTTGTCCGCCACGGCAATCACCAGGGTGTGGGTGCGGCTGAGGCTAAGGACGGCACCGCCCCCGCAGGCACTCGCAGGCACCACAATGGCGTCTACCTGATCGGCCCACATATCCCCCGCGCCACGATCTCCACGGGTGACAAACTGCGGCGCACGGCTCAGCCCCGCCAGCACGCAGGGCAAAAAGGTGTAGCCAATTTCCTCCGCCGCCGCCTTGGGCGATACCAGCGGATCCAACGGCAGCGGACTAAGGGCCGGAGCATGGGCACAGGGCACCCCAAAGCGACGCACCACCAAATGACTAATCACCGCCTCGGCCCCGGCTACGAGGTCAACCCCTTGGCCTAGGCGATAGTTTTGCAGAGTTTCCACGTCGGCTTCATCCTCGTCATCGGGGAAGCGAGCCACCACCGCAATGGCATCGGCCCCAGCGGCAATGGCTTTTTCTGCCGCCCGCAGCAGACTATCGGGCCGCTCTAGGGTGCCCCAGGTGGCCCCGGATTCTGCCTGCCGTAGCGTTACCCCTAGGGGCGCATCGGTGATCACATAGTCCCGCAAATCTAGGCCCAGGGTGGCGCGGGTGGCTTCGGCGGCTTGGATGTGGCGTCCGCGCAGATCGTCTTCGATGGCGGCATCTAGCACCAGGCCAATGCGGTTGCGATGCACCGGACGCAGCCCCCATCGCCCCGCCGCAAACTGATCGAGCCCATACCCTTCCACATACAGGGCATTGGGCAGGGGCCAATATAACTGCGCCCCATTCATCACGTTGGGATGGGTAATCAGCCGATCTACCACCGAGGCCACCACCCGCGCCGCTGGCAGGGCATCCCCCGCATAGCCGCCAATGGCCGCTCCCACCCCCGTCGGCACCACCATCACCGCCGTGTAGGGCCGAAACCCATGCCCCGAAAATCCGCTCATCATCCCCTCAACCCTTTCCGCTACCTTGCCGCCTGCCGTTGCTATCCCTAAAAACTTGTCTCATCCTGGGCCTAGGGCAACCGATTTGCCGGGGGCGTCTAAATCTACCGTGATGGCACCTCTACTGTGGTGACAACGGCCTCCACCGTCGCCAAGCCCGCCGCTTCATCGACCTGGGTGATGGCCCAACGCAAGGGCTCTCCCACCTGACCTAAGGCTGTTTCCACGGTGGTCACGGGGTCAGCCTTGAGGTCAGCCAAGGATAGGCTCAGGGTGATGAAGTGCGTATTGAGGGTTGGGAAATTGAAAACGTGGGGATGGCAGGACATGGAATCAGCGCCTTAGCCCTTGCCAAACTGCTTTTGGTAAACGATGTCTTCTTTTTCGGTCTCAATTTTGAGGTCAGAGCGGGGGTAGGCCACGCAGAGCAACGCATAGCCCTGTTCTTGTAGATCGGGGCTCACCCCCATGCAGTCGGGCTGATCCACCGTGCCCTCAACGACCAGAGCCGCACAGGTGGTACACACCCCCGCCCCACAGGAGGTGGGCAAATCCAGCCCCGCCGCATGGGCCGCCTCCAGAACGGTTTGATCCTCCGGCACCGCAATGGTGGTGGTGGTGCCCTGGTGACGAATTTCTACGCTGTAGCTGGTGGCCATAGTGGGAATTGCTCGATGGTAGTGACTGAGTGGGGTGTGCTGCATAGCAACTATGCAACTATTCAACCTATCATCCCGCCGGGAAAGTGCGGTCAAATTCTTCCAGCAAATCGTCCATTTCCTCTAGGGCTTGGTTTACATCAATGCGGAGGGTGCCTAAGTCGGGCTGCTCCAGCAACCGAATCAGGGCGTCTCGCTTACCCTTAATCGCTTCTACCTTGTCCCGAATGGTCTGTGCATCCATAGCGTTGTTCCACCGTCGTGCTTAGGGTCGTCCTTAGATAAGATAAACAACTTTGGGGGCGGTGGGGAGTCAGAAGTCGGGAGTTCTGCTGCCCCTACCCTTCTCGCCGCCAAGGGGGCATGATGAAGGGAGTGATGTGAACGTGGGACTGCTATGTTGGGCCGAATTAATCTAAGTCTGGTGCTGCTGGCGATTGGGGGAGGGCTAACCATCGTGGGCTTTGTGGCCTATTTTCAGGCCAACGCCACCCTCAATCTCGCCGGATTTTTCTATGGCATTCCCATTTTGCTGGGGGGATTGGCGCTGCGGGCAGCAGAACTAGAGCCCGTATCCTACAGCCAACCCCCCTCGCCGGAGGTGATCGCCCTGCGGGAAGCCCAGGCTACCCCCACCCAAAATCAGGTGCGCCTAGATGTCACCCGCTACCGCTACGGCCAGGAAGCCCATTTGGATGTGGCGCTACAAAAGCTGGGCCTCAGCCCCACGGGGGACGAATGCCCAGAACTCAGCAGCATTTGCGAAGTGGAGATGGACGGCAACTATGCCCTGGTGCTGGAGTTTGATTCGCCCACGGTGCCCTTCTCCACCTGGGTCGAAAAGCAGGGCAAAATCGAAACCTTCTTTGGGCCGGGGGTGCGGGCCGAACTCAATGCCCCTGCCGAAGACAAGGTGAACCTCGCCCTAGTGACGGTGCTCCCCGCCGCTGACGCCTAGACAGCCCAGCGGGTTGGCGCTGATCGTGGTTTGGGCTGAGGCAGCGACGGGGACAGGGGCGATAAAGTTATTCCCCGGCCATGCGGCGGCGCAGACCACGGGTGAGGATGCCCTGACGGGGGCTGAACAGCAGGGCCAGCAAAAACCCAACAAAAACCGTGAGACCAATGGCGGGGCCAGAGGGCAAGTCGAGGTAGTAGCTGCCGTACATCCCAATAACGCCAAACAACACCCCAAACCCAGCGCCGCCAATCATCATCCAGTGTAGTTCCGTCACCAGAAGGTAGGCGGTGGCGGCGGGGCCAACCATCAGCGCCACCACCAAAATAACGCCCACGGTTTTTATCCCCGCAATAATGGCCAGGGTGAGGGCAGCGGTGAGGCCCAGGTTAATGCGCTGAACGGGCAAGCCCAGGGCTTCAGCCCCCAGGGGATCGAAGGTAAAAAACAGCAGTTCCTTGTAGAACAGCTTCACCCCCGTCAGCACGATCACCGTAATCAGCGCAATTTGCCAGAGATCCTGGGGCACAATGCTGAGAATATCGCCGAACAGCACTTGCTCTAGGCTGATGGGCGTTTGCAGCACCGTGAGTAGGGTAATCCCAAGGGAAAAAAAGGTGGAGAAGGTGATCGCCATGGCGGTGTCGGCCTGGATGCGCGACTGGCGGCGAATCCAGGCAATTACAGCGGTGCTGCATAGGCCCATAGCAAAGGCTCCCAGCAGCATCGGTAGGCGCAGCACCTGGGCAATGGCCAAACCGGGCAAAACGCCGTGAGCCACCACATCCCCCAGCATGGCCATACGCTGCACGATGAGATAAGTGCCTACCACAGGGCAGAGAATCCCCGCTAGAACGCTGGCAACGAGGGCCTGACGCATGAAATCGTAGCTGAGCGGACTGAGCAACCCGTCCATAGGGCAATGTTGGTTGAAAGGGCCATCGCCATCTTAGGAGATTGCTGACCTAGTGCCCAACCGAGCCCCCCAGCCCTAGGGCTACTCCACCCTAGCGGGCGCTGGCTCGACGAGATAGCCCGCTCGATACCTCAGCCCCCTTCAGGCCGAGGGCATCGGCATAGCGCTGAATGCAAATCCCGATGGGCCATGTTCCGGGCAAATTGCGAAAATCACGGCATTCAATGGCTTGAATCAACGCAGGAGATAGAGAACTCCGCTGGGCCACATCAATGATGGTGAGCCCTTGCTCTAGACGTACTTGATATAAATAAGCAGCAACTTCACAAAAGTGATCTTGTTCCGATGTCTGAGCCAGTTTAGCTACTTCCATATCCTCTGTGATGGACATCCTTGAGCGACCAATATCCGACATTAGCATACCCACAAAAGAGACCATAGAGTGAGGGCATCAGGTAAGGTTATTTTCAGTATCAGGGCTTTTTGTGATAGCCAGACTATGTCTTGCCTGAGATTGAGCCTAGGTTTTGATGCACTCTGATCTTAGCTTATGTGATTTCTGAGCCTCGTTCAAGGGCAGAAAGGTATGCTGTAATTTTGACAGAAAAAAGTAAATTATTGCTCTCCAGAGGGAGTCGATGCTTTTCTATTATCCGCCAATCTTTTCCTAGGTTGATTTCCAGAATCAGATCATCAACGCCATGAAAGACAGGGTTTAAGTCAGGAGCTAAAGCCATAAGGAGGTAATTAAAATCTCCAAAAAGTCATCTTTTCAGAATAGATTGCTTACCTTTGAGACCTTTTAAGCTGACTGGCTGACAAAAGATTCTGCGGCGGGCGCGAAAACCGTGCCCCTACAGCAAGGTTCACGTAGAGGTCAGGGCTCCTGACACTCCAACCGCCTATCTCCAAAGAAGGTTGGGCCTAGCAAAGCGGTATTCCACATCCGTAGTGACCGGGATTGAGCATCCGGCAGGGATGAAGGTTCTCCAAAAGCTTAGTCCTATTCGTCTGTGATTTCCGCTTCTACCACCGGGCGCAGGGCGGTTGCTATGAGATCTTGTGAGGGTTGCCAGCGGTAGCGCTGGAGGTCAATGCGACCCTTAGCATCAAACTCAATGCCCTCATCCTCTAGGATCACCCGCTGAAGGTCATCGGTGCCGTTACGAAAGGGCGATTCGGAGACTTCCCCCTTAGCGTTGATCACCCGTTGCCAGGGCACATCATCCTTGTCCATGTCCACTCGGTAAAGGGCATAGCCCACCAGGCGCGGCTTGCCAAAGAGTCCCGCCAGTTCGGCTACCTGGCCATAGGTGGCGACTTGTCCGGGGGGAATTTGCCGGACGATGGCATAGATGCGCTCGTAGGTCAGCATCGCTGAGAATCCTTTTCACCGAAAAAACTACGCTCACGGGAGCATCACAGGCTACTGGAAACACTGCTGGCAGCGCAGGACGACGACGGAAAAATCCGCCAGGGTAATGACTTCGTCGGGGATGTAGCTGTGGGCATCCTCCACAAAGCCTGTGTCCTTTTGGGTGTCGAGTACCAGCGTCCAGGCCTTTTGCTGGAGGGTAATTGGGATGTGGAATTCCTGGGCTTTGGATTGGGCGTTGAATATCAGCAAAAAGCTGTCGTCTACGACCCGTTCCCCTTGACGGTTGGGGGCCATCAGTTCGGCTCCGTTGAAGAAGACGCAGATGGCCTTGGCCTCACCCTCATTCCATTGGTCTTCGGTGATTTCTTGGCCGCTGGGGTTATACCAGCCGATGTCGTGGATGCCGGAACCGTGGATTTCACGGCCCTGGAACCAGTGGCGGCGGGACAGGTTGGGGTGCTGGCGGCGAAGCTGGATCAGGCGGCGGGTGAAGTCTAGAAGCTGCTGATTTTCCGGCGTGAGGTGCCAGTTGAACCAGGAAATCTCGCTGTCTTGGCAGTAGGAATTGTTGTTGCCGCCCTGGCTGCGGCCCAGTTCGTCGCCCCCCAGCAGCATGGGCACGCCCTGGGAGAGGAGGAGTGTCGTCAGAAAATTACGCTGTTGCCGTTGGCGCAGTTCCAGGATGTCGGGATCATCGCTATCGCCCTCTTCGCCGCAGTTCCAGGAGCGGTTGTAGCTTTCGCCGTCGCGGTTATCCTCTTGGTTGGCTTCGTTGTGCTTCTCGTTGTAGCTGACCAGATCGCGCAGGGTAAAGCCGTCGTGGCAGGTGATGAAGTTGATGCTGGCGTGGGGCCGCTTGCCGTTGGCCTGGTAGAGGTCGGAACTGCCCGTAATCCGAAAGGCAAATTCCCCCAAACGACAGTCGTGATCGCGCCAAAAGTCTCGCAGAGAATCGCGGTATTTGCCGTTCCATTCCGACCACAACAGCGGAAAGTTGCCCACCTGATAGCCGCCCTCGCCAATGTCCCAGGGTTCGGCAAT contains:
- a CDS encoding DUF2854 domain-containing protein; translation: MLGRINLSLVLLAIGGGLTIVGFVAYFQANATLNLAGFFYGIPILLGGLALRAAELEPVSYSQPPSPEVIALREAQATPTQNQVRLDVTRYRYGQEAHLDVALQKLGLSPTGDECPELSSICEVEMDGNYALVLEFDSPTVPFSTWVEKQGKIETFFGPGVRAELNAPAEDKVNLALVTVLPAADA
- a CDS encoding response regulator yields the protein MPERTVNVLLVEDDEVDVMNVERAFRRQNIHHPLYVAHNGLEALNMLRGAAEAEAPLPKDRRVVLLDINMPKMNGLEFLRELRRDDTLKATPVVVLTTSDADQDRLEAYRLNVAGYILKPVAFATFAEVIASLNDYWAICEIP
- a CDS encoding DUF3326 domain-containing protein encodes the protein MMSGFSGHGFRPYTAVMVVPTGVGAAIGGYAGDALPAARVVASVVDRLITHPNVMNGAQLYWPLPNALYVEGYGLDQFAAGRWGLRPVHRNRIGLVLDAAIEDDLRGRHIQAAEATRATLGLDLRDYVITDAPLGVTLRQAESGATWGTLERPDSLLRAAEKAIAAGADAIAVVARFPDDEDEADVETLQNYRLGQGVDLVAGAEAVISHLVVRRFGVPCAHAPALSPLPLDPLVSPKAAAEEIGYTFLPCVLAGLSRAPQFVTRGDRGAGDMWADQVDAIVVPASACGGGAVLSLSRTHTLVIAVADNTTTLNVPLTALGGSPVTVASYLEAVGVIAAHRAGVHPQALTPQVPHLAPWITPRTASVLPQNTP
- a CDS encoding nucleotidyltransferase family protein; the protein is MSTTPVQTKAQALALLQEHDQELYHFGVKRCGIFGSFVRDAKIHPQSDVDILVAFEPDQKTFDNFMNLSFFLEDLFGRTIDLVTVESLSPYIGPRILEEVEYVSIRP
- a CDS encoding 2Fe-2S iron-sulfur cluster-binding protein, coding for MATSYSVEIRHQGTTTTIAVPEDQTVLEAAHAAGLDLPTSCGAGVCTTCAALVVEGTVDQPDCMGVSPDLQEQGYALLCVAYPRSDLKIETEKEDIVYQKQFGKG
- a CDS encoding MGMT family protein gives rise to the protein MLTYERIYAIVRQIPPGQVATYGQVAELAGLFGKPRLVGYALYRVDMDKDDVPWQRVINAKGEVSESPFRNGTDDLQRVILEDEGIEFDAKGRIDLQRYRWQPSQDLIATALRPVVEAEITDE
- a CDS encoding DUF5615 family PIN-like protein, which codes for MTTLWIDAHLSPALATWITDNFDVTAVALRDIGLRDAEDPDIFEAAKSQSVIFMTKDRDFVDLVDRLGPPPQIIWLTCGNTSNARLREILGSVLPTALEILCSGESLVEIGGD
- the rsmD gene encoding 16S rRNA (guanine(966)-N(2))-methyltransferase RsmD, with the translated sequence MLRIYGNRALKTLPGEATRPTAARVREALFNIWQGRVAGCRWLDLCAGSGAMGAEALCRGAAEVVGIEQSAAAYAVARENWQRVAQPDQVFRLFKGDVVNQLSRLKHQPFDLIYFDPPYISDLYDPVLERIARYGLLNPTGEVAVEHGTNGWQPTEISGLTLVRQKHYGTTHLAFYQVSSPDNSP
- a CDS encoding metal ABC transporter permease, with amino-acid sequence MDGLLSPLSYDFMRQALVASVLAGILCPVVGTYLIVQRMAMLGDVVAHGVLPGLAIAQVLRLPMLLGAFAMGLCSTAVIAWIRRQSRIQADTAMAITFSTFFSLGITLLTVLQTPISLEQVLFGDILSIVPQDLWQIALITVIVLTGVKLFYKELLFFTFDPLGAEALGLPVQRINLGLTAALTLAIIAGIKTVGVILVVALMVGPAATAYLLVTELHWMMIGGAGFGVLFGVIGMYGSYYLDLPSGPAIGLTVFVGFLLALLFSPRQGILTRGLRRRMAGE
- a CDS encoding helix-turn-helix domain-containing protein; the protein is MSITEDMEVAKLAQTSEQDHFCEVAAYLYQVRLEQGLTIIDVAQRSSLSPALIQAIECRDFRNLPGTWPIGICIQRYADALGLKGAEVSSGLSRRASAR
- a CDS encoding hybrid sensor histidine kinase/response regulator; translated protein: MIESLKLLLVDDDEVDRMAICRALERSALAVTVTEVTHAEQALAQLRQASYDCVFLDYQLPDRDGLTLIRDLRGQGVTIPLIVLTGQGDEQIAVDLMKAGASDYLVKTRVSADRLALLLRNALRVYAAEQREAQAQAKLQESNRLLTLQNEELERQRRYIENQNLKLLEAYRVKSEFLATMSHELRTPLNAILGFSQILESQSKGNLNPHQAEMVRRIFANGKTLLALVNDILDLSKLEAQRMTLMAAPVNFHSLVTSVLSDLQSLAQVKALSLEATLELDDPILMNDERRLRQILTNLVSNAIKFSDQGQVHVSAAIAPNRANAILLTVADTGIGIPPDQRPHIFEAFRQGDQTLRRRQSGTGLGLAIVQSLVTLMGGTITVESQLGQGSTFAVTLPRQIAVPR
- a CDS encoding DUF433 domain-containing protein; its protein translation is MSKLLERITINPKQCGGRPCIRGMRIRVSDILDLFAAGLSAEEILEDLPDLEMEDIQASLTYAARKLNHPILVA